The genomic DNA ACGATTGCTCCCTGCTGAGTTAgtatttcgtgtttttttttctctcttttgtTGTGTCGGCGCGGTGTCGCGGTCGATTTTTAGACCGGTAAGACTAagatatttgaagaaaaaatgcaCTAAATATTTGCTATAAGAAAACCGTTATATTCCCCTAATGAAATAATCCTAAAGCTTAAGATTTAATATCCTAATGATACctgtgttaataaaatagatGTTCCTGGATTTTCCTACGTAATTACTCACAGGAAAATGCTTTGGAGAATATGCTTTTACTAGGcactggatattttttttttaatttaacagtttttgttgggtaatatttaattttattttgttatttttaggaaaattttctgttattcacaaatttttcttttttctcagAAAGAGGAAAGAGAGCAAGAGGAATGAGATACAGGAAAAACTGTTCATGAAAATGAGAGATGACCTGAggaaagaaaatcaaaatcaagtcaaaaaataaaaatactcgaTAAAGACTATGAGAGAAGACGACGCCTACAAAAAAAGACACTTGAACCAGAAATGAAAGTAGAGTATGCCCGTCTTTAACCTGATGTTGAAAGCaacaatattgtaaaaaaaaccaCTAAACGTCGATGGCTAAGAAGCATGAGTACCTATTACATCACTTTTATTGTTTatctttgaaataaatcaaaTGTAGACAGTCAATCAACGTGAGTCAGGTGAAAGTTTGAGTAATGAATtgttgaaaattacaaaaatattcctGACATAAAAGTTTATTCCTGGCATGATTTagagtgtttatttattaaggtaaatataggcaaaacaatattttttgttggaaCAGTCTATAGACCACCAAGGTCAGATTTAGGGCATTGTGTTGAATGTTTCATTGATTTGCTAAAAAACAGCTTCTCAGATGTCTTACACCTCTCACGCAGATCTATTTGATGGTTTTGGTGGAAACAAAAAAGCACCGACGAAAGAGTTTACGCTCACTCATCGATCCTTGTGGAACGAACCTGTGATGAACAACACCTGTAATCGTATTTTAGTTATAAACCACTTTCTCTATCGATTCTCGAAAAACTAGTTGCTTAACGTAACAATTGTTAAAAGGAGGATAACATAAATGAGCCATACTCCAAAATTGATGTAACAAGGGAGCAATAAAGaattctaaaagtaaacaagtcAAAAGTTAACCTCTAAATGGAACCAAGAACCTTCATTACCCTATTTGATACATACATGATTAATGTAGCTCTCAAATGATAACTTCGAATCCATCCAGATTCCCAAACCTGTTAAAGCTAATTAGCTCTAAAATAgtaatacattttcttttaaatttgaagatCTAAAAAAGTtgtgaaaataaacaatatgtctgatgaattatcaaaaaaaaacttgattgaTTGAGACTCCATTGATTTTGAgattaaatagaaatataaatattactaaGCAATTTATAAAGGTCagctttttctttcaaatgagCATGGTACCTTCGTTTAACACTGTTTCTCATATTGATAAAATTGTAGTACTACAGATGTTTTGAATCATGAGAGGTCTATCTATGTGCACAACATTATCAGTTAATGAATTTCGTTTGGTATTGAAGAATATTCATTACAAGTTTGGATATCTTTATTGGGAAACACAATCATGTACCCTAAATAACAAgaagtcttttaaaataatacattttttttttaaattatattttatctgcATCCACACCCTTTAACAACCATTTTATCATAATTCTTCATAACAACTCCTCCATCTGTATTCTGAAACATGATGGGTAAAGAATAATACTCGGTGGGGACACAACACACTTTTTCCCTAACATGGAACCCATTGGTGAACTCTCTCATCCTGACATGGTTGATATGGTGATCCTGGTCAGAAATGTGACATTTTCCGGCACACTGATATAACATGGTACCATTTTCCGGATACAAAATGAGATTATTCCAATGTAGTTGTTGCCAATCAACATGCCAGGGCCTTTTGGAGCATAGTGTTGTATGTTGGAGGTGGTCCAGGGTAGTTTGGTTGTATGGAAAAGATGGTTGAGTATCTATAGCAAATCATACTTTAGAAAATagttgattttttaatgatacattttaccatttttttttatagttaaaacaGCAAATGTTCTAAAAATGCTTTGATTAGTATCgttaaaaacagaaataagtTTGTTCTCATCATAAGTCGAAATGGTCAATAAAAGCCCATAATTTTCTTCACCATTTGACCAGTTATCTATGGgcttctttattttaaaggtctaaAAAAATTGTGCAAGGACTAAATTGAGTTGATGAATTAAAGTAAAATACCTGCCATCCATTTTGTGCCttagaaatataaataacgTTAAACAACTTATGTAGGTCGGGATTCTCTTCCAAATGAGACTCGTTCAACTCGTTTGTCACTGGTTTCTCGTATTGGTATAGTTTTAGTACTACTGATGTTTTGAATAAACTAAATAACATAcgtaatgtaaaatataaatttttaagtgaATATCGTTAATACCTGGACGAGTTTTCCAATGGCCAGTAAAAGTACATGTCTGCGTCCACAAATTTTTCTTCTTCAGTCAGTTTAGGCAAAttgaatttgataattttactTGAAGAAGAATTGCGGTTgctgttaaaaaatattcttaaggtATCGGTTTTATTCGGTTCTCTTATTCGTTGCTCATAAAACTTTTTGATAAATACTGGTAGATCCGATTTGTTTAGCGGCTTGTGCTCGTAGTTCCATTCTTCATCCAgaaagtgtttttttggaaGGACCTGCAAAACATCTTAATATTAATCTCTAACTTCAATAGTATTTTCAatagtataaattaatttttacagatTCGTTTAGTTCCTTTcatcttttacaattttttatggaATTCAGTCTGTACTTTAGGCTGACACACTATATGATATGTTATAGTCAAGTTAAAATACGAACGGAAATTCAGGCAATCTAAATAAGTTGCAACCAGGCTGAAACTCAAAAACGGAAATCTTATCTTTCATATCTCGTAAACCTAACACGAATTTGgttaatttaaaagttgttaAGGACAACGCAATAGTGGTGATGGATACAATAGAAAATGTAGGCTAAATTAAAGGTACTTTCGGATGGATCCTTCCTCTTTCAAAGAAAGGAATATCAAGATATCGAAAGGTTATCAGTACAACGTCAATCATAAGAATGTCTGGCCTTACAAAGACCCACAATTCTAAATTCCTCTTACGGTACTCGTTAGgcttttcaaattcaaattcaaaacaaatttattcatcatgaaggtaaataaataatcatatacaaaattgtagcataataatatacatatgttgtacCATTTACCAAATACATGATAAATAGGGCCATGCCTCGATTATAGAGAACCGTTTACACAGGTTCATCATAACATCTGTGTCGCATAGcccttcaaaaaccttaaaaaaccttaaaagtaaaaagtaaaaaaaaaagattttcttaattaatcgagacatgcatgtgttgagtatcatatttaagtatttaagtaagGCGAAGCAAGCGGGGGTTCTGGATACGcaggaaaggtaaattaattaatatttataacaataataactaGATGGCAATAGAAGATCGAGCGGCtcagctcttttaatttttattatagattaagtattgtttttagaatcaagcagtttattacgaaacaattttttaaatgcagcAAACGGAAATGCAGCCGGAAGTCTATTCCAAAGTCGAGAGGCGACAAAAACaatagatttttgaaaatttgctgttctatgttgtggtattctaaataaatttataattctagtgttatgctcatgaagaaaatttgtaaaattgttagctaaatataatggctccctagtttttataactttatacacgaaagaatacatgtgatattttctacgattttttatatttagaattaagttattgtttaaataaggagaaatgtGACTTCACTGaaagaaaaacgcatacaacaatTCTGAAGTATTTGTATTGAGTAAGCGGAGTCTTCAGTCAATGAATCCGAATATACCAAatcacaataatcaaataaggataaaacaagtgtgttacataaatattaagttttagaaggtaaatgattttttaagccgTAAAGTTTTCTTAAGCGCATGTATGCAATTTTGAGCTTATTCTTTATATGTGTTTGAGATGAAATACCGCTATCAAGGTGTACTCCTAAGTTTTTGACCTCTCGTACTACTGGTAGCTGCTCATTACGAATCtttgcatttaaagttgttgCTGCATTAAGACCGTTCTTTCCACCACTCAGAAAAATTACACATGATTTAgacgaatttaatttcaaattatggtcgcaggaaaagttatctatattttctaaatccttattaaattgttcttctaTTATGGGTAGAGTTTCACGTGAAAATGGAGTATACAGctgggaatcgtcagcatattgttgtaacattgagtactttatgcaggatttaatatctgcaacatacaataaaaaaaagcaacggccccaaaatagaaccctggggaacaccggtagatacaggataataacttgattttttaGTTGTAGAAGCCTTGTTTATTACTACGCAATTCGCTCtattattaagatatgacttaaagaaATCAATCGCGTTATTCGaaataccaaaataataaagctttgctaataacatttcgtggtttaaagtatcgaaagctctactaaaatccaataatctaagacattttatttccttttttttcctcatttatccTACAGTTATTAAGAAGGTGTACTAGACTCGTGGTAGTGctaaagttctttctaaaacccGATTGGCAGTCCgggataatattataaaaatcaacaaagctGCATATTTGTTGGTGAACGAACCTTTCAACAATTTTGGATACCAGAGGCAGTATACTAATGGATCTAAGGTCTTTAAACCCTTTTGGATCAGGTACCTTTGCTAGAGGTTTCAAaattgcttttttccaaattgtaggataaacattttgtaataagcagctatttaaaatatttactaatggTAGGCACATTTCTAGATCTTTTAAGCCAATGGAGTCTTTACCTATGCGTTACAGTGTATGTaatgttttaatgattttaattaatgttggcTCATCTAATTGTGTCAAATTTAGGTAAGACCTTGTGCTAAATGCCTGttagctttataaaaattaggtttttcatTTGAAGTTGTATCAGCTGAAAtatttaaacctgaaaaatagttCCTAAGAGCAGTTGCATTTAAAAACTTGTCTGGTAAGCCAAAATTCCTCTTACAGCCAAGATTTCATTTCCTTGCAGCATTCCAAAATTCTCTTCCATGCTTTTGTGACCTTGTGTCGAAATAGGTGATTTTTTCCCTTGCAACAGCATGCTTAGTGAAATTCCTTAATTGCCTATAGTACTGGAGGTGTGCTTCATTTGTGTGCTCTCTTTTCACCAAATATCTTGGATAGTTTCTAAAGTGAGAAAACTAATAGCTTTTTTCTTAGTCTTGTCGGTCCAACAACTCAAAACTGTTAAATTACATCCAGACGATTTTCTAGTCAGTTATGATGTAGTATCACATTTTACAAAGGTTTCAATCATGGAGACTTTCAGATATATTTTTGAGGAAAGATCTAACTCTAGATTTATTatgcctaattaaaaaaattctttttgggatttaattttaatgcaaagTACTAGAGTTCctcttccttttattatactCTTTATCtatgaaaatttggaaaaagtatGTGGATGACACTACTATCATTTGGCCACATGGATAGAATTTTAGGATACGTATCTGAGTTCTATTTACCTCAATATCTAGTTAGCAATTGAAGTGAAACACAACAATGCTCTTCTTTTTATGGACATCTTTATCAATAGAAAACATCGAGCCACTTAGTACACAAAAAAATTCTCATACAGATGATCTCTTAACCTGATATTTAtccaatttaaaaacataaaaaactcaGCTGTGAATTTACTAGTGCATAAAGCGATCATATTATCTGAATAGGATTCCTTTCATTCAATGTTGAAGTACCTAGGAACCGTGttccttcaaaaaaaatatcactatGACTCATAAAATGCTTGAGTGAGAAACAGATCACCTAAACTTTATTCTCAGCATTAAAGGACCAATCAAGCACAAAATACTTTGTAGCTTTGAGCAAGGATTTATTGTATCTCATACTGCTGT from Anthonomus grandis grandis chromosome 7, icAntGran1.3, whole genome shotgun sequence includes the following:
- the LOC126738466 gene encoding bone morphogenetic protein 2-like; its protein translation is MHGICFVLIISELVLINLATQPMNFSGKSYYFKTNANNEFTVYNRIHFLNHNISDLDVNPHPPQNVKILRSNKNVLPNGQPHKNVLPKKHFLDEEWNYEHKPLNKSDLPVFIKKFYEQRIREPNKTDTLRIFFNSNRNSSSSKIIKFNLPKLTEEEKFVDADMYFYWPLENSSSLFKTSVVLKLYQYEKPVTNELNESHLEENPDLHKLFNVIYISKAQNGWQTFKIKKPIDNWSNGEENYGLLLTISTYDENKLISVFNDTNQSIFRTFAVLTIKKNDTQPSFPYNQTTLDHLQHTTLCSKRPWHVDWQQLHWNNLILYPENGTMLYQCAGKCHISDQDHHINHVRMREFTNGFHVREKVCCVPTEYYSLPIMFQNTDGGVVMKNYDKMVVKGCGCR